The following coding sequences are from one Canis lupus dingo isolate Sandy chromosome 21, ASM325472v2, whole genome shotgun sequence window:
- the UCP3 gene encoding mitochondrial uncoupling protein 3: protein MVGLKPSEVPPTTAVKFLGAGTAACFADLLTFPLDTAKVRLQIQGENQATQAARRIQYRGVLGTILTMVRTEGPRSPYNGLVAGLQRQMSFASIRIGLYDSVKQFYTPKGSDHSSITTRILAGCTTGAMAVSCAQPTDVVKVRFQASIHLGAGSNRKYSGTMDAYRTIAREEGVRGLWKGTLPNITRNAIVNCAEMVTYDIIKEKLLDYHLLTDNFPCHFISAFGAGFCATVVASPVDVVKTRYMNSPPGQYCSPLDCMLKMVTQEGPTAFYKGFTPSFLRLGTWNVVMFVTYEQLKRALMKVQMLRESPF from the exons ATGGTTGGACTAAAGCCTTCAGAGGTACCCCCTACCACAGCTGTGAAATTCCTGGGGGCAGGCACAGCAGCCTGTTTTGCTGATCTCCTCACCTTTCCACTGGACACAGCCAAGGTTCGCCTGCAG ATCCAGGGGGAGAACCAGGCGACACAGGCAGCCCGGAGAATCCAATACCGCGGTGTGCTGGGCACCATCCTGACCATGGTGCGCACCGAGGGCCCCCGCAGCCCCTACAACGGGCTGGTCGCCGGCCTGCAGCGCCAGATGAGCTTTGCCTCCATCCGCATTGGCCTCTATGACTCTGTCAAGCAGTTCTACACCCCCAAAGGATCAGACC acTCCAGCATCACTACGCGGATTTTGGCAGGCTGCACCACAGGAGCCATGGCAGTATCATGTGCCCAGCCCACAGATGTGGTGAAGGTCCGATTTCAGGCCAGCATACACCTTGGGGCGGGGAGCAACAGGAAGTACAGTGGGACAATGGATGCCTACAGGACCATCGCCAGGGAAGAAGGGGTCAGGGGCCTATGGAAAG GAACTTTGCCCAACATCACAAGGAATGCCATCGTCAACTGTGCTGAGATGGTGACCTATGACATCATCAAGGAGAAGCTGCTAGACTATCATCTGCTCACTG ACAATTTCCCCTGCCACTTTATTTCTGCCTTTGGAGCCGGTTTCTGTGCCACAGTGGTGGCCTCCCCAGTGGATGTGGTGAAGACCCGGTACATGAACTCGCCCCCAGGCCAATACTGCAGCCCCCTGGACTGTATGCTGAAGATGGTGACCCAAGAGGGCCCCACAGCCTTCTATAAGGG ATTTACACCATCCTTTTTGCGTTTGGGAACCTGGAATGTGGTGATGTTTGTGACCTATGAGCAGCTGAAACGGGCCTTGATGAAAGTCCAGATGCTACGGGAATCTCCATTCTGA